A window from Scheffersomyces stipitis CBS 6054 chromosome 7, complete sequence encodes these proteins:
- a CDS encoding predicted protein, giving the protein MIRSLGIRTFSSSSKCLAELYTRTTLRPVTYKLEVPEKFQPQSVLVLATPSNLPSVIDEAISIHQQRGLQVIVAGVDSVVPNSCRNGVSEMWLSEPAAIKSSVLLDSRDDLNDKPRESDGIRIVVARKNWKNMNSNLSLQLSTKAKVDLKLANSVFTTDNLVTLFYFQSSSLAEQLENSGQTLCELSLELPKGTVPENPLLKYEDKWTALYDSQEEPFVITNCVGNLVKQINKQPASSYLENNKRLMGLGSKDTEVYVKLYKKNDPQTAFRYKVVAGGGGWGAKASIIALSTDAKLEKGDRIEFFMLTPTDRFTMSDSEVPKEELVGKLVFESTYEEQSYGSDSAGETETLEYVFGSGSEGEFKFNDVKHNSAGERLIIDIEK; this is encoded by the coding sequence ATGATCCGATCTTTGGGTATAAGGACCTTttcctcctcttccaaATGTCTAGCAGAACTTTATACCAGAACAACGTTGAGGCCGGTGACATATAAGTTAGAAGTGCCAGAAAAATTCCAACCTCAGAGTGTTCTTGTATTAGCTACTCCATCGAACCTTCCACTGGTGATCGACGAGGCCATTTCCATACACCAGCAGAGAGGACTTCAAGTAATAGTAGCTGGAGTAGACAGCGTGGTGCCCAATTCATGTAGAAATGGAGTTTCTGAGATGTGGCTAAGTGAACCAGCAGCAATCAAGAGTTCTGTCTTGTTGGATTCTCGCGATGACTTGAACGACAAACCCCGCGAAAGTGATGGTATCAGAATTGTAGTTGCTAGAAAGAACTGGAAGAATATGAACTCAAACTTGCTGTTGCAATTGAGTACGAAAGCCAAAGTAGACTTGAAGCTAGCCAATTCTGTGTTTACCACGGATAACTTGGTGACATTGTTCTATTTCCAGTCCAGCAGTCTTGCAGAACAGCTTGAAAACTCAGGCCAGACTTTATGCGAACTTTCGCTCGAACTTCCAAAAGGAACAGTGCCAGAAAAcccattgttgaagtatgaAGACAAATGGACTGCTCTTTATGATTCACAGGAAGAGCCTTTCGTAATCACCAACTGTGTAGGAAACCTAGTGAAACAGATCAACAAACAACCGGCTTCTAGCTACTTGGAGAACAACAAAAGGCTCATGGGTTTGGGCTCTAAAGATACGGAGGTCTATGTAAAACTATACAAAAAGAACGATCCCCAAACTGCATTCAGATATAAGGTCGTGGCTGGAGGTGGAGGCTGGGGAGCCAAGGCTAGCATTATAGCTCTTTCCACGGATGCCAAATTGGAGAAAGGTGATCGCATTGAATTCTTTATGCTTACACCAACTGACAGATTCACTATGCTGGATTCAGAAGTACCTAAAGAGGAGTTGGTAGGAAAACTTGTATTTGAATCTACATATGAAGAGCAGAGTTATGGCTCCGATTCTGCTGGCGAGACAGAGACTCTTGAATATGTTTTTGGATCGGGCTCTGAAGGcgagttcaagttcaacgaTGTCAAACACAACTCAGCTGGTGAACGTTTGATTATTGATATAGAGAAATAG
- a CDS encoding predicted protein, which translates to MNDPNSKYECQNDTSKESSVKPPLQFFNPHEFMVTNENPILPKENEAKLVINHFPNIYEPRDSLAYATTRIIRIPRIYSTVRDSDFIPQFSTYVPGSEPAAISNEDITVFEAKGRYDDAEFGYTSLTPLVPGLISETEFETIVKTINQHLYDSLNPYNGHLFIENVLEFLTGGVYSKVINKYLFTGYSKRRLQDLEAYIEHLNTEVFKGRDGLKIINPRLSGFLSVC; encoded by the coding sequence ATGAATGATCCTAACTCCAAGTATGAGTGCCAGAACGATACACTGAAGGAGTCATCTGTGAAGCCACCccttcaattcttcaacccTCATGAATTTATGGTTACTAATGAGAATCCCATTTTGCCCAAGGAAAATGAAGCAAAGTTGGTTATTAACCATTTTCCCAATATCTACGAGCCTCGCGATTCATTAGCTTATGCTACAACGAGAATAATAAGGATACCGAGGATATATAGTACTGTTCGAGACTCAGATTTTATTCCGCAATTCCTGACATATGTTCCAGGCTCTGAGCCAGCAGCTATATCCAATGAAGACATCACTGTATTTGAAGCCAAAGGAAGGTATGACGACGCAGAGTTTGGATATACATCGTTGACTCCATTGGTGCCAGGGTTGATATCTGAAACTGAATTTGAGACTATTGTAAAGACGATAAACCAGCATTTGTACGATTCTTTGAATCCATATAATGGGCATTTATTCATAGAAAATGTGCTTGAATTTCTTACTGGGGGTGTTTATTCAAAGGTGATCAACAAGTATTTGTTCACAGGGTATTCGAAGAGACGACTTCAGGATTTGGAGGCATATATAGAGCATTTGAATACGGAAGTATTCAAAGGTCGAGACGGTTTAAAGATTATAAATCCGAGATTGTCAGGTTTTCTAAGCGTATGTTAA
- a CDS encoding predicted protein (go_function pseudouridylate synthase activity~go_process RNA processing), translated as MNGVFAVYKPSGMSSAKFISDIQEVFTKSGVFEEDLNKAKSKAFADLSTNARWSKQKVQNRVRNLKVKIGHGGTLDPLASGVLVVGVGLGTKKLQYYLSECNKTYETKALLGLSTTTGDSEGEIITKNPVNHITKEMILETAPKFVGHVKQTPPIFSALKVDGKPLYEYAREGIPLPKAIKTRDIQIFDIKVHEENSLSTEHEFEKLKSELDADGNPKENGLANNPTLNDSPLYFSDEYMEKAESENLPKTVDKPLVFGEGEDLPEKLPLIHFTSDVSSGTYIRSLISDYGRALRSSAYMVELIRVRQSEWSLDKNVFKFEDFTENDERIWGPVLKRVLDNGGEVNVAEAFDEVRAKVLPVIEKEKELLAESETKSDEQQNGDSELPKKRNIDELES; from the coding sequence ATGAATGGAGTGTTTGCAGTCTACAAGCCTTCTGGAATGTCGTCTGCTAAGTTTATCAGCGACATCCAGGAGGTTTTCACGAAATCGGgagtttttgaagaagatttgaatAAGGCAAAGAGCAAAGCCTTTGCTGATTTGAGTACCAATGCCAGATGGTCCAAGCAGAAAGTTCAGAACAGGGTGCGGAACTTAAAGGTGAAAATTGGCCACGGTGGAACCTTGGATCCACTTGCCAGCGGAGTTTTGGTTGTTGGTGTAGGGTTGGGAACGAAGAAGTTACAGTACTACTTAAGTGAATGTAATAAGACTTATGAGACTAAAGCATTGTTAGGATTATCCACAACTACAGGTGACTCTGAAGGTGAAATCATAACCAAAAACCCTGTTAACCACATCACCAAGGAGATGATTTTAGAAACAGCTCCTAAATTTGTAGGTCATGTCAAGCAGACTCCCCCAATTTTTTCAGCTTTGAAAGTAGACGGAAAACCGTTGTACGAATACGCCAGAGAAGGTATTCCTCTTCCAAAGGCCATCAAGACTAGagatattcaaattttcgATATCAAAGTCCACGAGGAAAACTCCTTGAGCACTGAAcatgaatttgaaaagttgaaaagtGAGCTTGATGCTGATGGAAACCCCAAAGAAAACGGATTGGCAAATAACCCAACTCTTAACGATTCTCCTTTATACTTTTCTGATGAGTATATGGAAAAGGCCGAACTGGAAAACTTGCCCAAGACAGTAGATAAACCCTTAGTGTTTGGTGAAGGAGAAGATTTGCCTGAAAAGTTACCGTTGATTCATTTTACTTCTGACGTTTCCTCCGGTACCTACATCAGAAGTTTGATCAGTGATTATGGAAGAGCGTTGAGGTCATCGGCTTACATGGTTGAGTTGATCAGAGTCAGACAATCAGAATGGTCTTTAGACAAGAATGTTTTCAAGTTTGAGGACTTTACAGAGAATGACGAAAGAATATGGGGTCCCGTATTGAAGCGTGTATTGGACAACGGTGGTGAGGTTAATGTGGCAGAGGCATTTGATGAAGTCAGAGCAAAAGTTCTTCCAGTGATTgaaaaggagaaggagCTACTTGCTGAGAGTGAAACGAAGAGCGATGAACAGCAGAACGGTGATTCAGAGCTtcccaagaagagaaacatAGACGAGTTAGAATCATAG